In the genome of Fusarium poae strain DAOMC 252244 chromosome 1, whole genome shotgun sequence, the window CCCGTGAACGGAAACGATACGAGGCAGTATGGGCCTCAAATCGCGGGCTTCTACTAGACCTACCCAACGCTCCTGGTGAAGCCATGAACGGGGATTCTTCAGACTGTGTTCTCAACACAGTTGTTCGCGAAATCTGGAAGCGCTCGCGTCTACCAATTGATGAACTAGCTGAGGTTTGGGATCTAGTTGACCGCCAAGGTGAAGGTGTTTTGGGACGTCAAGAGTTTGTCGTTGGTATGTGGTTGATTGACCAACGGCTTCGTGGACGCAAGATTCCAACCAAAGTAAGTGACAGCGTTTGGGGGAGCGCCAATGGTGATATGACAGTACATAGCAAGAGATATGGGCATAAGCATAAGCACAAGCATTAGGGAGGTCGAATCGAGTTTGTCGTTTTAAATAGAGTGATACCCTAGCCAAATTAGATAATATTTTCACATTTTGACAAGGATTCTATTGTAATTGATCATGATTCAGTTAGTTTTACAAAGTCAATAGATTTACAGATACAAAAGCCATGAAGAGTATTCGTTCGTGACAAGTGTTGTCAACGTTCAATTGTTTGAAGATCAAGTCTATGTTTAACAGGCTAAGTAGATATGTACTCGAAACATGCAAAAGGTGGCGGTAATTGCGAGGATCCTTGTCTAAATATCCAGGCTCCATTCACAACACCACTTCCAAGGTTTAATGACATGAGGGTCGTGAGCTGGGCAATCAAAGTCTAAAAGGAGCTAGAAATTTAGCTGCTCTCGCCGTACTCGGTGCTGGTCTTGTCACCAATGGTAACGGTGACGTTGTACTCGCTGAGAGTAGGGCTTCCAGAAGCACCGTAGACGCTGAGTAGAGCAGCGGAGACGACACCCTCGCCCTTCTCAGCGGACTCGGGGACAGTaagcttgaccttgaggTCTTCGATCTGGTTGGACTCGTCTGTTTTACTGTGTTAGCTAATTGAAAAGTTTGTGATGAAATGCAAAGTAAACTTACCCTTGCCGAGAGGGACAGAGTCGAGGACCTGGCCGATAGTGCCGGGGTAAGGGTCGGGAGAGTAGCCAAAGACAATGGAAGAGTCAAAGACGCTCTGGATGTAGTTCTCGCGAACGACGATAGCCTCGAAGGCCTCGCCAGCCTTGATCTCCTTGGGGACCTTGATACCGGTGATGCGGGCCTCAGCGAGAGCGAGGAGAGCAGTGGAAGCGGCGGCGACGGAGAAACGCATGTTGACGGTTGTGTAAAGTTGAGTTGTTGATGCGAGAGAAGTAAGTGTTGAGTTGCAGTAGTCGTTTGTACTGTAGAGTTGAAGGATGATGTGAATGAGTTAGTTAAAGACGAGGTGAGGATAtcctctttatatatatttcgTGTCACCTTCAACATCGAGTAGAATCCTACGATACATCCATGTCGTTCCTTGGACTTCATTCATTGCCATGTCCAGCGGGTAGAGAATAATGCATAAACGGTGAAAATCTCCACAAACCCAATCCATGTCGACCAACTAACGGTCAAGATCTATTTACAGATCATGGAACCCGTCATAACTCGCCTCAATTGCAAATGCCGATCTCTACCGTACTAGTGTGTGTATATGCCCCGGATATCCCGTATAAACGAAAAGCTGCAAGGGCACTAACTAGTAGTAAGACCTAATCGAGTGCGAGTCTTGATGTGGCTGCGTTAGAatcattcttttctttctactAAGCATGAAACGTCATGTGGGTTTTACGGTCAGACTATAGTCAGCTAGTAGCGGTGTTTACCATTATTAAGAACTGAGGCAGAGCAAAGCAACGTTGCTAGCAAGCACCACTCGATACGAGGCGATCAACGTCTTGTACATTCGAGTCTCCGCTTCAGGAGAAACATTCATAACTGAATTGG includes:
- a CDS encoding hypothetical protein (SECRETED:SignalP(1-18)) → MRFSVAAASTALLALAEARITGIKVPKEIKAGEAFEAIVVRENYIQSVFDSSIVFGYSPDPYPGTIGQVLDSVPLGKDESNQIEDLKVKLTVPESAEKGEGVVSAALLSVYGASGSPTLSEYNVTVTIGDKTSTEYGESS